The following are encoded in a window of Podospora pseudoanserina strain CBS 124.78 chromosome 6, whole genome shotgun sequence genomic DNA:
- a CDS encoding hypothetical protein (EggNog:ENOG503PBWW; COG:S), whose amino-acid sequence MKAVSQRVTSTPDILKLHTITYIEMVLVPVNNLPTSPGLNQAAGSSQSQARPLIHVVNDALPPMTDDQEDQDKKDVSPHTCRHCSRITIDMRQNSKDGKDDGQIGFTEADVISALKDNCALFSAFRQGAYLVSMTSGPNNPIWVERTLKQRAIVNFFEVDWERLKLGYKLNNRLGEFVLYNVPGQKPHELFGPQPPPNLLPNSELSYSRARKYLRDCSANHTKCREFNLSHMPTRLLEVVTRPNSPNPDESHLIVRLVSNPPPAPYATLSYCWGGDQPGKTTKRNIGTYSRNIPLDVLPLTIIDALTVTHGVGMKYLWVDALCIVQDSDQDKMNEISNMHLIYRGAFLTIAAGVASTSLDGFLRPRVHDRGYVFNVRVDSPVGKQEGEIRQAIAMPVRLRRDQEMLPLYTRAWTFQEGQLSTRVLAYGNRGMVFCCLESRHTDGGLEEPITTLRSIDDSIGASFKNLDPGNQSLGGVRHPLAWGVIVEAYTSRELTVGDDKLLAVMAIAEEYKRTKEGYLAGLWRGDMLFQLLWAAHRVSDVKTKFKRPERYRAPSWSWASLDGHFRIFLHQGVLDGSIVYKYACELLHAETTLVGGNPLGQVKGGFIRLRGRVKKVVWKRNGTGKHDHGYGWALGDSESDWVKSGEVPGDDRLSWYVDVPDEWPVKRDIVMSCIEVCTYEAPENLMQFAMVQLYDERGGSPNMTQGRGILLVPVEGQPDTYRRVGTMGCKGYLEGDVGFEKKPYWFDEGHSMRQEVVVI is encoded by the exons ATGAAGGCTGTGTCTCAGAG AGTAACATCAACTCCTGATATCCTCAAGCTCCACACGATCACCTACATCGAGATGGTCTTAGTTCCAGTCAACAATCTGCCGACAAGTCCAGGACTGAATCAAGCAGCTGGTAGTTCTCAGAGCCAAGCAAGGCCACTTATCCACGTGGTCAACGATGCCCTTCCACCCATGACCGATGACCAGGAAGaccaagacaagaaagaTGTTTCCCCTCACACATGTCGCCACTGTTCAAGAATCACGATCGACATGAGACAAAACTCAAAAGACGGCAAAGATGATGGTCAAATTGGCTTTACTGAGGCTGATGTCATCTCTGCTCTGAAAGACAACTGCGCTTTATTCTCTGCCTTTCGTCAAGGGGCCTACCTCGTCAGCATGACCTCAGGTCCAAACAACCCGATCTGGGTCGAGCGGACTTTGAAGCAGCGAGCCATTGTCAACTTCTTCGAGGTCGATTGGGAACGACTCAAGCTGGGCTACAAGTTGAACAATAGGTTGGGGGAATTTGTGCTCTACAATGTTCCAGGCCAAAAGCCCCACGAGCTGTTCGGACCCCAACCGccacccaacctcctccccaactctGAGCTCAGCTACTCCCGAGCCAGGAAATATCTCCGAGATTGCTCCGCCAACCACACCAAATGCCGCGAGTTCAACCTTAGCCACATGCCCACCCGCCTCTTGGAAGTCGTTACTCGCCCCAATTCTCCAAACCCAGATGAATCACACCTCATCGTTCGTCTTGTCAGcaacccacccccagccccctATGCAACCCTAAGCTACTGCTGGGGCGGCGACCAACCCGGCAAGACCACCAAAAGGAACATTGGAACCTACTCCCGCAACATCCCTCTTGATGTTCTCCCGTTGACCATCATCGACGCTTTAACCGTAACCCACGGCGTAGGAATGAAATACCTCTGGGTGGATGCACTGTGCATTGTTCAAGACTCGGACCAAGACAAAATGAATGAAATCTCCAACATGCACCTCATCTACCGCGGAGCATTCCTCACGATTGCTGCTGGTGTAGCTTCTACCAGCCTTGACGGGTTCCTACGTCCGAGGGTTCACGACAGGGGGTATGTCTTTAATGTAAGGGTTGATTCACCAGTTGGAAAGCAGGAAGGGGAGATACGACAAGCTATCGCCATGCCAGTGCGCTTGAGGCGGGATCAGGAGATGTTACCTCTTTACACCAGGGCTTGGACCTTCCAGGAGGGACAGTTATCCACGCGGGTGCTTGCTTATGGAAACagggggatggtgttttgttgtttggagTCGAGGCATACAGATGGGGGGCTAGAGGAGCCAATTACGACTTTGAGATCGATTGATGATTCCATAGGCGCAAGTTTCAAGAACTTGGACCCGGGAAATCAGAGTTTGGGCGGGGTGAGGCATCCGTTGGCTTGGGGGGTGATTGTGGAGGCTTATACGTCGAGGGAGTTGACGGTGGGGGATGATAAGTTGTTGGCTGTTATGGCTATTGCGGAGGAGTACAAGAGGACgaaggaaggg tatttggctgggttgtggaggggggatatGCTTTTTCAGCTGTTGTGGGCGGCACATAGGGTTAGTGATGTAAAGACCAAATTTAAGAGGCCGGAGAGGTACAGGGCGCcgagttggagttgggcgAGTTTGGATGGGCATTTTAGGATATTTTTGCATcagggggtgttggatgggAGTATTGTATATAAATACGCTTGTGAGTTGCTTCATGCGGAGACAACGCTTGTGGGGGGTAATCCGTTGGGGCAGGTCAAGGGAGGTTTCATTCGGCTGAGGGGAAGAGTGAAGAAGGTTGTTTGGAAACGGAATGGGACCGGTAAACATGATCACGGTTATGGGTGGGCACTTGGGGATTCGGAGAGCGATTGGGTGAAGTCTGGTGAGGTGCCGGGGGATGATAGGCTCTCTTGGTATGTTGATGTGCCGGATGAGTGGCCGGTGAAGAGAGACATTGTGATGTCTTGCATTGAGGTTTGCACGTATGAGGCGCCGGAGAACCTGATGCAGTTTGCTATGGTGCAGCTGTATGACGAGAGAGGGGGGTCGCCGAATATGACACAGGGACGAGGGATTTTGTTGGTTCCTGTTGAAGGTCAGCCGGACACATACCGGCGGGTGGGGACGATGGGATGCAAGGGCTATCTTGAGGGCGATGTGGGctttgagaagaagcctTATTGGTTTGATGAGGGTCACAGTATGAGGCAAGAGGTTGTTGTCATCTGA
- a CDS encoding hypothetical protein (COG:O; EggNog:ENOG503NVI6), whose product MATPCSTTGGLPSTSTMSAKSPPRSLTSHFEDLVLPDGHKTLLQALVKNHVRVPKQSGIAHETFSMDLVAGKGKGLIILLHGVPGVGKTSTAECVAAELGRPLLPITCGDIGTTAKEAERTLESFCGLAQKWRCVLLLDEADVFLAKREKGDIERNSLVSVFLRVLEYYAGVIILTTNRVGEFDEAFRSRIHISLYYPKLSQKSAKDIWQRNMSRLKASGIDMDIEEEKIERFIDQHWERNKHKPSRRWNGRQMKNAFQTATALANWDFYEGGENTELKRPLLKVGHFKRVAQTSAHFDDYIRDIHGFQEEDDPYSVIAGRDLLRQDNNPGTLPPDSSAPWGSRRRGRNPPVYPASNMDDLGRRHNRRRNREEMFTDDEDDDNVKRLKLELRLAELKKKEGSGKAEAAGLIADEEEEEEDDDDDETW is encoded by the exons ATGGCTACTCCTTGCTCGACCACAGGTGGTTTgccctcgacatcaacaatGTCAGCGAAATCCCCCCCCCGGTCGCTCACATCGCACTTTGAGGACCTGGTGCTGCCTGACGGCCACAAAACACTCCTTCAGGCCCTCGTGAAGAATCATGTTCGGGTACCCAAGCAGAGCGGTATTGCGCATGAGACATTCTCTATGGATCTCGTCGCtggcaaaggcaaagggTTGATTATTCTTTTGCACGGGGTGCCTGGTGTGGGCAAGACTTCCACAGCTGAGTGTGTCGCCGCTGAGTTGGGCAGACCACTTTTACCTATCACATGCGGTGATATCGGCACCACAGCAAAAGAAGCTGAGAGGACATTGGAGTCCTTCTGTGGGTTGGCGCAGAAGTGGAGATGTGTGTTGCTTCTGGATGAGGCCGATGTCTTCTTGGCGAAGCGAGAAAAGGGAGATATTGAGAGGAATAGTCTAGTTTCAG TTTTTCTGCGCGTTCTAGAATATTACGCAGGCGTCATCATCCTAACCACCAACAGGGTCGGAGAATTCGATGAAGCATTTCGATCACGCATACACATTAGTCTCTACTACCCAAAACTCAGCCAGAAGTCTGCCAAGGACATTTGGCAGAGGAACATGTCCCGTCTCAAAGCGAGCGGAATAGACATGGACatagaagaagagaagattGAACGCTTTATTGACCAGCACTGGGAGCGCAACAAACACAAGCCATCCCGGAGATGGAATGGCAGGCAGATGAAAAACGCTTTCCAGACAGCCACAGCACTGGCAAACTGGGACTTCTATGAAGGCGGAGAAAACACTGAGCTAAAACGACCCCTCCTCAAAGTTGGGCATTTCAAACGCGTCGCGCAAACGTCTGCCCACTTCGATGACTACATTCGCGACATTCATGGcttccaagaagaagacgacccATACAGCGTCATCGCCGGACGTGACCTGCTGCGGCAAGACAACAACCCAGGGACACTTCCCCCCGATTCGTCCGCGCCATGGGGAAGTCgtcgaagagggagaaaCCCTCCGGTATATCCGGCATCGAATATGGACGATCTTGGCAGGAGACACAATCGACGGCGTAATCGGGAGGAAATGTTTactgatgacgaggatgatgataatgtCAAGCGGCTGAAGCTAGAGTTGAGGCTGGCTGAactgaagaaaaaagagggtTCGGGAAAGGCGGAAGCAGCGGGACTGATTgcagacgaggaggaggaggaggaggatgatgatgatgatgaaacATGGTGA
- a CDS encoding hypothetical protein (COG:O; EggNog:ENOG503NVI6), translating into MSSIKAMSRTWSMSRRPHHLSQGECIGEELTETQNVFVRPFKYLVGHEAEIRQFYADLESAYDQAEADAQAEVVQEKETSEDEISAETEHETLREIADRAKRQRDEFRCLIEFMDHDMADIFDVKRQISNKTITEIAFENLWQLFRPGQTSYLFHNRDDHRRCQALQILHVTGGREVFDSGKKCSFDPVRDREWDSEIESEERCRDIVKASDHESTSFIIDSFHIDFDGFRMGPRPKRFVISRYVGARPVKILPLYPSFLHPK; encoded by the exons ATGTCCTCAATAAAAGCGATGTCGAGGACGTGGTCGATGAGTCGTCGCCCCCATCATCTCAGCCAGG GGGAGTGTATCGGGGAGGAGCTTACCGAGACTCAAAACGTTTTTGTACGTCCGTTCAAGTATCTTGTAGGACATGAAGCAGAGATACGACAGTTCTACGCCGATCTTGAGTCAGCCTACGACCAAGCCGAAGCTGATGCCCAGGCTGAAGTCGTTCAAGAAAAAGAGACGTCAGAAGATGAAATCTCGGCTGAGACGGAGCATGAGACACTGAGGGAGATAGCGGATCGCGCTAAACGACAGAGGGACGAGTTTCGGTGTCTTATAGAGTTCATGGATCACGACATGGCAGATATATTTGACGTCAAGCGCCAGATCTCCAACAAGACCATAACAGAAATCGCTTTTGAGAACCTGTGGCAGCTCTTTCGACCGGGGCAGACATCGTACCTCTTCCACAATCGGGATGATCACCGTCGATGCCAGGCGTTGCAGATCCTTCACGTCACCGGTGGCCGTGAAGTGTTTGACTCTGGCAAGAAGTGCTCTTTCGACCCAGTGCGCGATAGAGAATGGGATTCGGAGATTGAGTCAGAGGAAAGATGCCGCGATATTGTCAAAGCCTCGGACCACGAAAGCACCAGTTTCATCATCGACTCCTTCCACATTGACTTCGACGGTTTCCGGATGGGTCCAAGACCAAAGCGTTTCGTCATTTCGCGCTACGTTGGGGCACGCCCCGTCAAAATATTGCCGCTGTATCCATCTTTTCTCCACCCTAAATGA
- a CDS encoding hypothetical protein (EggNog:ENOG503P1F4), translating to MSTKAPNTNRGLGTLVDSYVRKRLRRDIHPALAKVRDKSEAESTFLKATGAELRVSCHTAVGASEDGNQSPTSVAMVAGENDCGISLEEIYRDATQEKLRFQLAIADYEKLTSGPKFGSGITTKPSFTWQDVLEEAQRAADTYSEASGMWNKIRKGLCSFGRNAKAFDARASLLPSQSEYLSVLCGGLKFILGAAARLHELNSDVCDALAEIPILLKSTHPVLGIFKRSKDLHQASADLYSAIIAALHHIVLWYREKAIRTLFKSILKQDAYAIQLTELLSHVRQQADRFEHVVRLNSYERIVTTSEMVRTQGVQQDENHSILVRYLDDANNELHNFREEFSSKAVDLQSQVSELTNVLAAFLGSGAWMNARTHDVRGPYLPIHKAKSESRLIRDSSPGSLPHGSKTHHRLEETISTLDYDSSVIERDIATSLRSVWQVPISDQDRLVAAIQSPKLQSWITETTSSALFLNFNATRNHHTTSFVAAKLANSIQSSSVLVVTFFCGPHTDRRSEDPDFSVTGMMRSLISQFLLTYPNFGLHTLRQIHEKDMDDVEDLCEVFYLLVAQLPRHKALFCILDSVTNFEDNNILRVESEMAMGRLMEIITWTAEYGCCFKLLLTSPRNSRVLYKHLSNPEQDSIWLPAKVPSQGGFTKGKWDGSIGGEVDKLTIF from the exons ATGTCGACAAAAGCGCCGAACACTAATCGAGGTTTAGGAACTCTAGTGGACAGCTATGTTCGCAAAAGACTCCGTCGTGACATTCACCCTGCGCTTGCCAAGGTGCGGGACAAATCTGAGGCAGAATCAACATTCCTGAAAGCCACAGGCGCCGAACTCCGAGTATCGTGTCATACAGCTGTAGGTGCGAGCGAAGATGGAAACCAGAGCCCAACGTCCGTTGCCATGGTGGCAGGCGAAAATGACTGCGGCATCTCTCT TGAAGAGATATACCGAGATGCCACACAAGAAAAGCTGCGGTTTCAATTAGCAATCGCTGATTATGAGAAGCTAACATCAGGACCAAAATTCGGTTCAGgaatcaccaccaagccttCGTTTACTTGGCAAGATGTCTTGGAAGAAGCCCAGCGGGCTGCAGACACGTATTCGGAGGCTTCTGGAATGTGGAACAAGATTCGAAAGGGTCTTTGCAGCTTCGGGCGAAATGCAAAGGCTTTCGATGCCCGGGCCAGCTTGCTACCGTCTCAGTCCGAATACCTATCTGTTCTGTGCGGAGGATTGAAGTTTATCCTTGGG GCAGCTGCACGCTTGCACGAACTCAATTCGGATGTTTGTGATGCTCTGGCGGAAATTCCGATTCTGTTAAAAAGCACACATCCGGTGTTGGGGATCTTCAAACGCTCCAAGGACCTCCATCAAGCAAGTGCGGACCTTTATTCTGCGATAATAGCAGCACTGCATCACATTGTTTTGTGGTATAGAGAGAAAGCCATCA GAACGCTTTTCAAGAGTATCCTAAAGCAGGACGCATATGCTATACAACTTACAGAGCTCCTCAGCCACGTTCGCCAACAAGCTGACCGCTTCGAACATGTTGTTCGTCTCAACTCTTACGAGCGAATTGTGACTACGTCTGAGATGGTACGAACCCAAGGGGTCCAGCAGGATGAAAACCACAGCATACTTGTCCGCTATCTCGATGATGCAAACAATGAGTTACACAATTTTCGGGAGGAATTCAGTTCCAAGGCGGTGGACTTGCAGTCGCAGGTCAGTGAATTGACCAATGTGTTGGCAGCGTTCTTGGGCAGTGGTGCCTGGATGAATGCGAGGACGCATGATG TCAGAGGTCCCTATCTTCCGATTCACAAGGCAAAATCCGAGTCAAGGCTCATACGAGATTCTTCGCCCGGGTCACTACCTCATGGCTCTAAAACCCACCACAGGCTCGAGGAGACCATATCCACACTAGACTATGACAGCTCAGTGATTGAGAGGGACATAGCCACCAGTTTGCGCAGCGTATGGCAGGTCCCCATTTCAGATCAAGACCGCCTTGTCGCGGCCATACAATCACCAAAGCTCCAGAGCTGGATAACGGAAACAACATCCTCTGCCCTGTTCCTCAACTTCAACGCCACTCGCAACCACCACACGACATCGTTCGTCGCCGCAAAGTTAGCCAATTCAATACAGTCATCTTCCGTCTTGGTGGTCACCTTCTTTTGCGGTCCACACACGGATCGACGCAGCGAAGATCCAGACTTTAGCGTCACGGGCATGATGCGCAGTTTAATCAGTCAGTTTCTCTTGACATATCCAAATTTTGGTCTACATACCCTCCGTCAGATCCATGAAAAAGACATGGATGACGTTGAGGACCTCTGCGAGGTATTCTACCTCCTCGTTGCCCAGCTCCCACGTCACAAGGCACTTTTCTGCATTTTGGATAGTGTGACCAATTTCGAGGACAACAACATTTTGCGAGTGGAGAGCGAAATGGCCATGGGGCGATTGATGGAGATAATTACCTGGACGGCCGAGTACGGGTGTTGCTTCAAATTGTTGTTGACGAGTCCTCGAAACAGCCGGGTGCTCTACAAGCATCTGTCAAACCCCGAGCAAGACTCGATTTGGCTACCCGCGAAGGTTCCCTCGCAGGGGGGTTTCACGAAGGGGAAGTGGGACGGGAGTattggtggggaggttgataaGCTGACGATTTTTTAA
- a CDS encoding hypothetical protein (EggNog:ENOG503P1UX), giving the protein MLRIQSRPGTRVGISTAMNISRRGRSHDCAAASTNLYDKVFAVVKDERDVGSKTKLYIKEAQDVSRWFELISTQQLALQELSTSTHRPSHPLLFIMATAFGVFSGILTVLGFIQSNIPDRPNQYETKFRIHVGLDGPRGLSNAGGDAPDIRVWNEAGQFIGAKYDPGKINHGSFKDVTVQLSQPHQPTYALFTGNDDAICIAYITNSWADGSKYGWVGNWADSSSCNQDWYYSNIVQSGKTLNCAWIDRNGDRPKTAFQTHIHEFADESRNRGKNVGYYCASNPSLKWYTNWEPNTISYWVTPRKRGLAGRSSEPQQGIAVGPVKPGSEEREKLAGSRPAFNETRLVRSSRPEHSAVTLCGSDSSRGPDLVSLHEGKFCDMSTREVLPLCGPSVTGDCFDDTVKTLKVRSGAIVGREVEVEKDYTEVLDWGF; this is encoded by the exons ATGCTGCGAATTCAGAGTCGTCCTGGGACTAGGGTTGGGATTTCTACGGCCATGAACATCTCGAGAAGAGGACGAAGCCATGACTGCGCCGCAGCAAGCACCAACTTGTATGACAAGGTCTTTGCAGTTGTCAAGGATGAGAGAGACGTAGGCAGCAAGACGAAACTGTATATAAAGGAGGCTCAAGACGTCTCAAGGTGGTTCGAATTGATCAGCACCCAGCAGCTTGCCCTTCAAGAActctcaacttcaacccaCCGACCATCACATCCTCTCCTGTTCATCATGGCTACCGCTTTTGGAGTCTTCTCGGGAATCCTCACCGTTCTGGGGTTCATCCAATCCAACATCCCGGACAGGCCCAACCAGTATGAGACCAAGTTCCGCATCCACGTCGGTCTTGATGGTCCGAGAGGCCTCTCGAacgccggtggtgatgcgcCCGATATCCGTGTCTGGAATGAGGCCGGCCAGTTCATCGGTGCCAAGTATGACCCTGGCAAGATCAACCACGGCTCCTTCAAGGACGTGACGGTCCAGCTGTCCCAGCCCCATCAGCCCACGTACGCCCTGTTCACGGGCAACGACGATGCGATCTGCATCGCgtacatcaccaacagctgGGCCGACGGGTCCAAGTACGGCTGGGTTGGTAACTGGGCGGACAGCTCGTCCTGCAACCAGGACTG GTATTATTCCAACATCGTCCAGAGCGGCAAGACCCTCAACTGCGCCTGGATCGATCGCAATGGCGACAGGCCCAAGACAGCCTTCCAGACTCATATTCATGAGTTTGCTGATGAATCTCGGAACAGAGGCAAGAACGTCGGCTA CTACTGCGCCAGCAACCCCTCTCTCAAGTGGTACACCAACTGGGagcccaacaccatctcTTACTGGGTCACCCCCCGCAAGAGAGGCCTCGCCGGTCGCAGCAGCGAGCCCCAGCAGGGCATCGCCGTTGGTCCCGTGAAGCCCGGAAGCGAGGAGCGTGAGAAGCTCGCCGGCTCCCGCCCTGCCTTCAACGAGACCCGTCTTGTCCGCTCTTCCCGCCCTGAGCACAGCGCCGTCACCCTCTGCGGAAGCGACAGCTCCAGGGGGCCCGATCTCGTCTCTCTGCACGAGGGTAAGTTCTGCGACATGTCTACCCGTGAGGTTCTTCCTCTTTGCGGCCCAAGTGTCACCGGTGATTGCTTCGACGACACCGTCAAGACGCTCAAGGTTCGCAGCGGTGCCATTGTTGGCCgtgaggtcgaggttgagaaggaCTACACCGAGGTTTTGGACTGGGGCTTTTAG
- a CDS encoding hypothetical protein (EggNog:ENOG503PFM9), giving the protein MLSPKLLVLAALSSASVAFDPATDTTCNDQGICLSSFVWCDKNGQSCSYPEGADALIPSSTAASYAVLYHHVEYEIRWRQAKRDTDVLIEWLFDGSPFQSEEEKSARELPVMWSTNVTTSSTEGFFTFDPFTILKDFPTRHAPNMSAGEAASSASGMANTIRLSQPGSGFPEVYTDQFSVQSGWAHQLVRNIREEEADVRADEKRKMRLGVGIGVGLGVPLLSAVMWWAGSRHGASRATRSVEGK; this is encoded by the exons ATGCTTTCCCCCAAACTTCTCGTTCTGGCGGCCTTgtcgtcggcctcggtggcctTTGATCCTGCCACAGACACAACCTGCAACGACCAAGGAATCTGCCtgtcttcttttgtttggtGTGACAAGAATGGACAGTCGTGCTCCTACCCAGAGGGCGCGGACGCGTTGATCCCGTCCAGCACCGCGGCGTCGTACGCTGTGCTTTATCACCATGTCGAGTACGAGATTCGCTGGCGTCAGGCCAAGCGGGATACTGATGTTTTGATCGAATGGCTGTTTGATGGGAGCCCCTTtcagagcgaggaggagaagtcgGCTCGTGAGCTTCCTGTTATGTGGAGTACCA ACGTGACAACCTCGAGCACTGAGGGATTCTTCACTTTTGATCCGTTCACCATCCTAAAGGACTTCCCCACGCGGCACGCGCCTAACATGTCCGCCGGGGAGGCCGCGTCTTCGGCGAGTGGTATGGCCAACACCATCCGCCTCAGCCAGCCCGGTTCCGGCTTCCCGGAGGTTTACACCGATCAGTTCAGTGTCCAGTCGGGCTGGGCTCATCAGCTGGTGAGGAACATccgcgaggaggaggcggatgttCGTGCGGATGAGAAGCGAAAGATGAgacttggggttgggattggtgTCGGTTTGGGAGTTCCGTTGCTGTCTGCCGTGATGTGGTGGGCTGGTTCAAGACACGGGGCTTCCAGGGCGACTCGCTCCGTCGAGGGCAAATAA
- a CDS encoding hypothetical protein (COG:E; EggNog:ENOG503P9ZE), translating into MPRTIYTEDSMADLAKDAMKLWDKLEKDSGSSLRWMSGLLNFGDKNFGGDSPEGTLMVTAKDIEERYPFKNLPPEWIGLFAPDNGVINIQLLLRSLLSLAKDYGAEAKQHTRVERIIPSTTDKTIWEVHAIRHDTDPALFKAKIVIASGAYVNHVLRPSLGISLDLDIWEMVASYFNTTPGPNSTIFPSMWFQFAPKKHRRSQLFYGFPTVPWAPPNVTRIAIDTATRHIKDPSERLTNVVNPADIRDTQEFIKKHVIGVNTTVPAFTLSCLQTNVFDNMFVLDYLPKEYLAGGAEKSVVVFTAGWAMKFVPLLGKALAEMALDRKSDYARKEFEITRKDKKGKGIIKRVVRGKRGGHSMMMVELDVDDEVEGESAFTYEEQASGLRSGGVKMSVIGNIYVDLSMSDSKQPRPFQALRYHP; encoded by the exons ATGCCCCGTACCATATACACGGAGGACTCCATGGCCGACCTCGCAAAGGACGCCATGAAACTTTGGGACAAACTCGAGAAGGACTCGGGCTCGTCTCTCCGCTGGATGAGCGGCTTGCTCAACTTTGGAGACAAGAACTTTGGTGGTGACAGCCCTGAAGGGACTCTAATGG TAACGGCCAAGGATATCGAAGAGCGCTACCCCTTCAAAAATCTGCCCCCTGAATGGATCGGTCTCTTCGCCCCCGACAACGgcgtcatcaacatccagcTTCTCTTGCgcagccttctcagcctAGCCAAAGATTACGGCGCCGAGGCCAAACAGCACACCCGCGTCGAGCGCATCAttccctccaccaccgacaagACCATCTGGGAGGTCCACGCCATCCGTCACGACACTGACCCGGCACTTTTCAAAGCCAAGATCGTCATTGCCTCTGGCGCCTACGTCAACCACGTCCTACGACCCAGCTTGGGCATCTCCCTCGATCTCGACATCTGGGAAATGGTCGCCTCAtacttcaacaccacccccggacccaacagcaccatCTTCCCTAGCATGTGGTTCCAATTCGCCCCCAAAAAACACCGGCGATCCCAGCTCTTCTACGGATTCCCCACCGTCCCCTGGGCCCCCCCTAACGTCACTCGCATCGCCATCGACACAGCCACCCGCCACATCAAGGACCCCAGTGAACGTCTGACCAACGTCGTGAACCCGGCTGACATCCGGGACACGCAGGAGTTTATCAAGAAGCACGTTATCGGTGTTAATACTACCGTACCGGCTTTTACGCTGAGTTGTTTGCAGACTAATGTCTTTGACAATATGTTTGTACTTGATTACCTGCCAAAGGAGTATCTagcaggaggagctgaaAAAAGCGTTGTGGTTTTCACCGCGGGTTGGGCCATGAAGTTTGTTCCTTTGCTTGGCAAGGCGTTGGCTGAGATGGCGCTGGATAGGAAGTCAGACTATGCGCggaaggagtttgagatTACGAGGAAGGAtaagaagggaaaggggattATCAAGCGGGTTGTTCGAGGGAAAAGAGGGGGTCattcgatgatgatggtggagctggatgttgatgatgaggtggaaGGAGAAAGCGCTTTTACTTATGAGGAGCAGGCTTCGGGTCTTCGATCAGGGGGTGTCAAAATGTCGGTTATAGGGAATATATACGTGGATTTGTCAATGTCAGACTCCAAACAACCCAGGCCATTTCAAGCACTCCGTTACCATCCGTGA